In Desulfuribacillus alkaliarsenatis, a genomic segment contains:
- a CDS encoding ABC transporter ATP-binding protein — MTNPLQPNQLQLKHAIELKNVRKVYRIGKEKVVAIDDVSLTINKGDICCLLGTSGSGKSTLLNLMAGLEKPTKGTIEIHKIPIHKLNERQLTRFRQNHVGFIFQSYNLLPTLTALENVSLPLTFRNVPKKIREQRAFAMLKAVGLESYVLHKPSQMSGGQQQRVGIARAFVTKAPVIFADEPTGNLDSKTTNDVINLMLNIARENGQTMIIVTHDQQIATHANRVITISDGNILT; from the coding sequence ATTACGAATCCGCTTCAACCGAATCAACTTCAACTTAAGCATGCAATTGAATTAAAAAACGTTCGCAAGGTCTATCGCATTGGCAAGGAAAAGGTAGTAGCGATTGACGATGTCTCGCTTACCATTAACAAAGGCGATATCTGTTGTTTACTAGGGACTTCTGGCTCTGGTAAATCAACACTACTTAACCTAATGGCTGGTCTAGAAAAACCAACTAAAGGTACTATAGAAATTCATAAAATCCCAATACATAAATTAAACGAGCGCCAGCTTACTCGCTTCAGACAAAATCACGTCGGCTTTATATTTCAATCATATAATTTATTACCAACTTTAACAGCACTTGAAAACGTCAGTCTACCACTGACTTTTCGCAACGTACCTAAAAAGATTCGCGAACAACGTGCATTTGCAATGCTAAAGGCAGTCGGACTAGAAAGCTACGTTCTCCACAAGCCTTCGCAGATGAGTGGCGGACAACAGCAACGCGTCGGCATAGCTAGGGCATTCGTTACAAAGGCTCCAGTTATTTTCGCTGACGAACCCACTGGTAACCTTGACTCAAAAACCACTAACGATGTAATCAATCTAATGCTAAATATCGCCAGGGAAAATGGACAGACGATGATTATCGTTACCCATGACCAGCAAATAGCTACCCATGCAAACCGTGTAATTACCATCAGTGATGGAAATATTTTAACTTAA
- a CDS encoding VanZ family protein: MLPFVSWVIVIVILSSQPYERQSLQGFLQEHISEEIVQTYAPNVTYQSIEFVIRKTAHVIVYAVLGITAYIALHLFSKRRINRVLGSMLIVFVIASADEFSQYLRTTRTGMWEDVVLDFLGGVIGVVIVARKSKLIK; encoded by the coding sequence TTGTTACCTTTTGTTAGTTGGGTTATAGTGATTGTTATACTATCTTCACAACCTTATGAGAGACAAAGCTTGCAGGGTTTTCTTCAGGAGCACATTAGTGAAGAGATTGTTCAGACATACGCACCTAATGTTACTTACCAATCTATTGAGTTTGTGATTCGGAAAACAGCACATGTTATAGTGTACGCTGTTTTGGGTATAACCGCATATATAGCCTTGCATTTATTTAGTAAACGAAGAATAAACCGTGTGCTTGGGTCTATGCTAATTGTCTTTGTTATTGCGTCAGCAGATGAATTCTCCCAGTATCTAAGAACTACACGAACTGGTATGTGGGAGGATGTTGTACTAGATTTCTTGGGAGGGGTTATCGGGGTAGTAATTGTTGCTAGGAAGTCAAAACTTATCAAGTAG
- a CDS encoding tyrosine-type recombinase/integrase translates to MENLKELINSYLGYCQYQKKLSPKTIKAYTIDLQQFQTYLDSINKKIHKQTITGYITHIHKNYKSKSIKRKIACLKAFFNHLEYEELIISNPFDKINVKFKEPFVLPKTIPIETIQKILSASYSEKKGTTHANNSVTRDIAVLELLFATGVRVSELCSLKEHDVDINSQLIRISGKGSKERIVQIGNIDVLNALKNYQQCFAKHITQCGYFFVNRFYQRLSEQSVRFIIRKYTKQANVDKHLTPHMFRHSFATLLLEEDVDIRYIQKLLGHSSITTTQIYTHVTSTKQKQILTTKHPRNKIVVNKG, encoded by the coding sequence ATGGAAAATCTCAAAGAATTAATTAACAGCTATCTTGGTTACTGTCAGTACCAAAAAAAATTAAGCCCTAAAACAATTAAGGCATACACCATTGACCTACAGCAATTCCAAACCTATCTAGATTCAATTAACAAAAAAATACATAAACAAACAATAACAGGATACATCACACATATCCATAAAAACTATAAAAGTAAATCCATTAAACGGAAAATCGCTTGTTTAAAAGCATTCTTTAATCATCTTGAATATGAAGAGCTCATTATCAGTAATCCATTTGACAAAATCAACGTAAAATTCAAAGAACCTTTTGTTTTGCCTAAAACAATACCTATAGAAACCATACAAAAAATCCTTTCAGCATCATATTCAGAAAAAAAAGGTACTACCCATGCAAATAATTCAGTTACAAGAGACATTGCTGTGTTAGAACTACTTTTTGCAACAGGTGTACGGGTATCTGAACTATGCTCGCTAAAAGAACATGATGTTGATATAAACAGCCAACTTATTCGAATCTCTGGAAAAGGCTCAAAGGAAAGGATTGTACAAATCGGTAATATTGATGTTTTAAATGCTCTTAAAAACTACCAGCAATGTTTTGCTAAGCATATTACACAATGTGGATATTTCTTTGTTAATCGCTTTTACCAAAGACTTTCCGAGCAGTCTGTTCGCTTTATAATAAGAAAATATACAAAACAAGCCAATGTCGATAAGCATTTAACCCCCCATATGTTTCGGCATTCGTTTGCTACTCTACTTCTAGAGGAAGATGTAGATATACGCTATATTCAAAAACTACTAGGGCATAGTTCTATAACCACTACACAAATCTATACACATGTAACTTCAACAAAACAAAAACAAATTCTAACAACTAAACACCCCCGAAACAAAATAGTTGTCAATAAAGGATAA
- a CDS encoding HD domain-containing protein, with product MKAFRDPVHNLIRFDKDSQIERMILDIIDSKEFQRLRHIRQLGFSFFTYPGAEHTRFAHSLGATHLMKRFIEQIERTKNKHVNVTIDEITDQRALALCAAILHDIGHGPFSHALEKMITVDKVNHEKWSVQIIKGNTEVNQILESYKSGFANEVAEVIERTHNSRAIVKLLSSQLDTDRIDYLLRDSMLTGAGYGTFDLEWLIHVLRIGKVGDHIEVGLDLEKGLNIAEDFVMARYYMYQNVYFHKTTRCAEQFAMKIFARVQQLRASGYFIEMPYELEKLLSAKDLQEVLQLYPYYLGLTDFKVWYYIDKWCNSDDLVLSGLCKQLLGRDLYKEFVTKEGFDSYKSIINLANLYEKEHGIPVEYILLEDDSHSSAYKDNYISSKAKQDEGQEAEATEQIFLFDKSGEAAELSQVSRIINEIRNNKIRFKRVFVPKDFRNLYIKKYG from the coding sequence ATGAAGGCATTTCGTGATCCTGTACACAATCTTATTCGATTTGATAAAGATTCACAAATTGAAAGAATGATTCTCGATATAATAGATAGTAAAGAGTTTCAAAGACTACGTCATATTAGACAGTTAGGGTTTAGTTTTTTCACTTACCCAGGTGCTGAACATACTAGATTTGCCCATTCATTGGGTGCTACCCATTTGATGAAAAGATTTATAGAGCAAATCGAGAGAACAAAAAATAAACATGTCAATGTAACTATCGATGAAATTACTGACCAAAGAGCATTAGCACTTTGTGCTGCTATCTTACATGATATTGGTCATGGCCCTTTTTCACATGCTTTAGAAAAAATGATTACAGTTGATAAGGTGAATCATGAGAAGTGGTCAGTGCAGATAATCAAGGGAAATACGGAAGTCAATCAAATTCTAGAGAGTTACAAATCGGGATTTGCTAATGAGGTTGCCGAGGTTATTGAACGGACTCATAACAGTAGAGCTATTGTTAAGCTTTTGTCAAGCCAGCTCGATACTGATCGTATTGATTATTTGTTAAGGGATTCGATGTTAACTGGAGCTGGATATGGTACTTTTGATCTGGAATGGCTAATCCATGTTTTAAGAATCGGAAAAGTAGGAGATCATATTGAAGTAGGATTAGATTTGGAGAAAGGGCTAAATATTGCGGAAGATTTTGTTATGGCTAGATATTATATGTACCAGAATGTATATTTCCACAAGACAACCAGGTGTGCAGAACAGTTTGCTATGAAAATATTTGCGAGAGTTCAACAGTTGCGTGCTTCAGGATATTTCATAGAAATGCCATATGAGCTTGAAAAACTATTATCAGCTAAAGATTTACAGGAGGTATTGCAGCTATATCCATATTATTTAGGGTTAACAGATTTTAAAGTATGGTATTATATAGATAAGTGGTGCAATAGTGATGACTTGGTGCTGTCGGGCCTATGTAAACAGCTATTGGGACGCGACTTATATAAGGAGTTTGTTACGAAAGAAGGATTTGATTCATATAAAAGTATAATAAACTTAGCAAACCTGTATGAAAAGGAACATGGGATACCAGTAGAATACATTTTACTAGAAGATGATTCTCACAGTAGTGCTTATAAAGATAATTATATTAGTAGTAAAGCTAAGCAAGATGAAGGACAAGAGGCGGAAGCAACTGAGCAGATTTTCTTGTTTGATAAAAGTGGTGAAGCTGCTGAATTATCTCAAGTTAGTCGAATTATTAATGAGATTAGAAATAATAAAATCAGGTTTAAAAGAGTGTTTGTTCCGAAGGATTTTAGAAATCTTTACATAAAAAAATATGGTTAA